From Pandoraea norimbergensis, the proteins below share one genomic window:
- a CDS encoding DUF2069 domain-containing protein → MTATPPESESIDPRDVPATQATPAAPHASGSAGAATAAASTAPTASAAASASSTLRRISIVSLLALIALSVAWELWLAPLRPGGSWLVLKALLLLLPLRGVLRGNLYTLQWSSMFILLFLAEGVVRGMTDTGPSVLLAWIETALSVVFFFATVFYLRPFKRAAKARAQQATAARQPQ, encoded by the coding sequence ATGACTGCAACACCGCCCGAGTCTGAATCGATCGATCCGCGTGACGTGCCTGCCACGCAGGCAACGCCAGCAGCACCCCATGCCTCTGGTTCGGCCGGTGCGGCCACGGCAGCAGCATCGACTGCCCCGACCGCATCGGCAGCCGCTTCCGCGTCCAGCACGCTACGCCGCATCAGCATCGTCAGCCTGCTCGCGTTGATTGCCCTTTCGGTCGCGTGGGAGCTCTGGCTCGCGCCATTGCGTCCGGGCGGGTCGTGGCTGGTGCTCAAGGCGCTGCTTCTGTTGCTGCCGTTGCGCGGCGTGTTGCGTGGCAATCTGTACACGCTGCAATGGTCGAGCATGTTCATCCTGCTGTTTCTCGCCGAAGGCGTTGTACGCGGCATGACCGATACCGGTCCGTCCGTGCTGCTCGCGTGGATCGAAACGGCGTTGTCGGTCGTGTTCTTCTTCGCCACCGTTTTCTATCTGCGCCCGTTCAAGCGCGCCGCGAAGGCTCGCGCTCAGCAGGCAACGGCAGCGCGTCAGCCGCAATGA
- a CDS encoding FAD-binding oxidoreductase, with the protein MNDTAFLSACIGLLGRDHVLHDDSDVAPYLIDQRKRYVGRALAVLRPADAMQTAALVRLCVAHGVSMVPQGGNTGLAGGATPDASGRQVVISLRRLDRIRQVDADNMTLTAEAGCLLANVQAAAASAQRLFPLSLAAEGSCTIGGNLATNAGGTAVLRYGNARELCLGLEVVTPQGELWDGLRGLRKDNTGYDLRDLFIGAEGTLGLITAATLKLFAQPAARMTALAALDSSAQALALLNLAQSMAGPLLTGFELMSDFCLRLVAQVFPQQRYPFAETHPQAVLLELSDNESEAHARDLLERLLAAAIESGIVRDAIVAASLAQSNALWHLRESIPLAQSATGLNIKHDIAVPVSQVPAFLTATDPIVQKIAPGARMVTFGHLGDGNLHYNVMAPDGVDPETFLRDYQTPVTSAVHDSVHAHRGTISAEHGLGQYKRDASAHYKSPVELALMRQIKAAFDPLGLMNPGKVLPD; encoded by the coding sequence ATGAACGACACCGCTTTCCTCTCCGCCTGCATCGGCCTGCTCGGCCGTGATCACGTTCTGCATGACGACTCGGACGTCGCCCCGTATCTGATCGATCAACGCAAGCGTTACGTGGGCCGCGCGCTCGCCGTGCTGCGCCCCGCCGACGCCATGCAAACGGCTGCGCTCGTCCGGTTGTGCGTCGCGCACGGCGTGTCGATGGTGCCGCAGGGCGGCAACACGGGGCTCGCAGGCGGCGCGACACCGGACGCGAGCGGGCGGCAAGTGGTCATCAGCTTGCGACGGCTGGACCGCATTCGTCAGGTGGATGCCGACAACATGACGCTCACCGCCGAAGCCGGTTGCCTGCTGGCCAACGTGCAGGCCGCAGCGGCATCCGCGCAGCGCCTGTTCCCGTTGAGCCTCGCGGCGGAAGGCAGTTGCACGATTGGCGGCAATCTGGCGACGAACGCAGGCGGCACGGCAGTGCTGCGTTACGGCAATGCGCGTGAACTATGCCTCGGTCTGGAAGTGGTCACGCCGCAGGGCGAATTGTGGGACGGCCTGCGCGGCCTTCGCAAAGACAACACCGGCTACGATCTGCGCGATCTGTTCATCGGCGCGGAAGGCACGCTCGGCTTGATTACCGCTGCGACGCTGAAACTCTTCGCACAGCCTGCTGCACGCATGACCGCCCTCGCCGCACTCGATAGCTCGGCGCAGGCGTTGGCACTGCTCAATCTCGCGCAGTCGATGGCAGGCCCGCTGCTCACGGGCTTCGAGTTGATGTCGGATTTCTGTCTGCGTCTCGTCGCGCAAGTCTTCCCGCAGCAGCGTTATCCGTTTGCCGAAACGCATCCGCAAGCGGTGCTGCTCGAACTCTCCGACAACGAGAGCGAAGCGCATGCCCGCGATTTGCTGGAACGCCTGCTCGCCGCCGCCATCGAGAGCGGCATCGTGCGCGACGCCATCGTCGCGGCCAGCCTCGCGCAGTCGAATGCGCTCTGGCACCTTCGTGAAAGCATTCCACTCGCCCAGTCGGCTACCGGACTGAACATCAAGCACGACATTGCGGTGCCGGTGTCGCAGGTCCCTGCATTCCTCACCGCGACCGATCCGATCGTGCAAAAGATCGCACCGGGCGCCCGCATGGTGACGTTCGGGCACCTTGGCGACGGCAATCTGCACTACAACGTGATGGCACCGGACGGCGTCGATCCCGAAACCTTCCTGCGCGATTACCAAACGCCGGTCACATCGGCGGTACACGACAGCGTGCATGCCCATCGCGGCACGATCAGCGCGGAACACGGGCTCGGCCAGTACAAGCGCGACGCCTCGGCACACTACAAGTCGCCGGTGGAACTGGCACTGATGCGCCAGATCAAGGCCGCGTTTGATCCGCTCGGCCTGATGAACCCCGGGAAGGTGCTGCCGGACTGA
- a CDS encoding O-acetylhomoserine aminocarboxypropyltransferase, whose translation MSVPHFDTLALHAGAAPDPTTGARATPIYQTTSFVFTDSDQAAALFNMERAGHVYSRISNPTNAVFEERMAALENGVGAIATASGQAALHLAIATLMGAGAHIVASSALYGGSHNLLHYTLRRFGIETTFVRPGDLDGWRAAVRPETRLFFGETLGNPGLDVLDIPNVAQIAHDAGVPLMVDSTFTTPWLIKPFEYGADLVYHSATKFLGGHGTTIGGVLIDGGTFDFEASGKFPELTEPYDGFHGMVFAEESSVAPFLLRARREGLRDFGACLHPQAAWQLLQGIETLPLRMARHVDNARRVVEFLAGHEAVASVAYPELPTHPDHALAKRLLPRGAGAVFSFNLKGDREAGRRFIESLQLFSHLANVGDARSLVIHPASTTHFRMDATALAAAGIGEGTVRLSIGLEDPDDLIQDLKRGLKASTKR comes from the coding sequence ATGTCCGTACCGCATTTCGACACGCTCGCCCTGCATGCCGGGGCCGCCCCCGACCCCACCACGGGGGCACGCGCCACACCGATCTACCAAACCACATCGTTCGTCTTCACCGACTCGGATCAGGCCGCTGCGCTCTTCAACATGGAGCGCGCCGGGCATGTCTACTCACGCATTTCCAACCCGACGAACGCCGTGTTCGAAGAGCGCATGGCTGCACTCGAAAACGGCGTGGGGGCGATTGCCACCGCCAGCGGACAGGCAGCGCTGCATCTGGCGATTGCCACGTTGATGGGTGCGGGCGCGCATATCGTGGCATCGAGTGCGCTGTACGGCGGCTCGCACAACCTGCTGCATTACACGCTGCGCCGTTTCGGTATCGAAACCACGTTCGTGCGACCCGGCGACCTCGACGGCTGGCGCGCGGCGGTACGGCCCGAGACGCGCCTCTTCTTTGGTGAGACGCTCGGCAACCCGGGGCTCGACGTGCTCGATATTCCGAATGTCGCGCAGATTGCCCACGACGCCGGTGTGCCCCTGATGGTCGACAGCACGTTCACCACGCCATGGCTGATCAAGCCGTTCGAATATGGTGCGGATCTCGTGTATCACTCGGCCACCAAGTTTCTCGGCGGGCATGGCACGACGATCGGCGGCGTGCTGATCGACGGCGGCACGTTCGACTTTGAGGCGAGCGGCAAATTTCCCGAACTGACGGAACCTTACGATGGCTTTCACGGCATGGTGTTTGCCGAAGAAAGCTCCGTCGCCCCCTTCCTGCTGCGCGCACGCCGCGAGGGGTTGCGCGACTTCGGCGCGTGTCTGCATCCGCAGGCGGCGTGGCAGTTGCTGCAAGGCATCGAGACGCTGCCGCTGCGCATGGCCCGCCACGTCGACAATGCGCGCCGCGTGGTCGAGTTTCTGGCCGGGCATGAAGCGGTCGCATCGGTCGCCTACCCCGAACTGCCCACGCACCCGGATCACGCGCTCGCCAAGCGGCTGTTGCCGCGCGGCGCGGGGGCCGTGTTCAGCTTCAACTTGAAAGGCGACCGGGAAGCCGGGCGTCGATTCATCGAGTCGTTGCAGTTGTTCTCGCATCTGGCCAACGTCGGCGACGCCCGCTCGCTCGTCATTCATCCCGCATCGACCACCCACTTCCGCATGGATGCGACGGCGCTGGCGGCGGCCGGCATTGGCGAAGGCACTGTGCGCCTGTCGATCGGACTGGAAGACCCGGACGATCTGATTCAAGACCTCAAGCGCGGCCTGAAGGCATCGACCAAACGATAA
- a CDS encoding MerR family transcriptional regulator, which produces MPADPTEHASPSDDALLTVSQAATALGVTARTLKYYEELNLVVPARSEGRYRMYTQADLATFGRILRMRSLGFSIAAITEMLKRPMRLVEAGKSRMNDEDLQVVRDALHSQLETLRERTAQVRRELREAEKMEAQITHDLQYIDQRLQGVPADELLAERAAKLRKQ; this is translated from the coding sequence ATGCCCGCAGATCCCACCGAACACGCATCTCCCAGCGACGACGCCCTGCTGACGGTCAGTCAAGCCGCGACGGCACTCGGCGTCACGGCGCGCACGCTGAAGTACTACGAGGAACTCAATCTCGTCGTGCCCGCCCGCAGCGAAGGCCGTTACCGCATGTACACGCAGGCCGACCTCGCGACCTTTGGCCGCATTCTCCGCATGCGCTCGCTCGGCTTCTCCATCGCCGCCATCACGGAAATGCTCAAACGCCCCATGCGACTGGTCGAAGCCGGCAAGTCACGCATGAACGACGAAGACCTCCAGGTCGTGCGCGACGCCCTCCATTCGCAACTCGAAACGCTGCGCGAACGCACCGCTCAAGTCCGGCGCGAACTGCGCGAAGCCGAAAAAATGGAAGCGCAAATCACCCACGACCTCCAATACATCGACCAACGGCTTCAAGGTGTTCCTGCCGACGAGTTACTCGCCGAACGTGCGGCCAAACTGCGCAAACAGTAA
- a CDS encoding DUF962 domain-containing protein produces MRDSHDAAPAFQRFADFYPYYLGEHRNVTCRRLHFVGSWGVIACVLVFAFTGNVWWLPAAVVCGYAFAWVGHFFFEKNRPATFRHPLYSLLGDWVMFRDICLGRIKL; encoded by the coding sequence ATGCGAGATTCCCACGACGCCGCACCCGCGTTTCAGCGGTTTGCGGATTTCTACCCGTATTACTTGGGCGAACACCGTAACGTCACCTGCCGCCGACTGCACTTCGTCGGCTCGTGGGGCGTGATTGCGTGTGTGCTGGTGTTTGCATTCACCGGCAACGTCTGGTGGCTGCCGGCGGCCGTCGTGTGCGGCTATGCATTTGCGTGGGTCGGCCACTTCTTTTTCGAGAAGAACCGGCCGGCCACCTTTCGCCACCCGCTCTACAGCCTGCTGGGCGATTGGGTGATGTTTCGCGACATCTGCCTCGGGCGCATCAAGCTCTAG
- a CDS encoding MFS transporter, with product MTSATPPTGSASAPPPRAPVPGGANSASGNGSQRPLRAEAYRYALGLIPGLEFFENALLVYFAVYVSGGVDASPKEFVWMTTAYGIASVLAILKQQWFVERIGYRRYLTASLLLYACGAVLAGTSESVTQLVIARACQGFCAGSWMSSCRILAQVSVPPERRGKTVQTFALLLFTGSAAAPLIGGMLVSAYTWRTLFLCTAPPAVLLAALAWFAIPDVGRLRDRATGGSYPFAPFMAFALAMGAFQVVLQEMRYTLWLQTPWLPLLTVAGVGALVWFGYHQWQHPAPFIRLQSLRRREFQVGLLLYAAYYYLANTQSYLMPRLLEQGLGFTVERTGQLLGYSALLTVILLMAYFRVAKFITRKKYLIVSGFVMTIATSLWLGAMPPDAGQNQLYGVLALKAVFGIFTVLPVANLTFRTFDHESFVHGYRLKNILRQLSGSFAVSTIVAFEQHREALHRTRLTEVANPYNPIFTQTLDTLANALAHAGVALSQAHGAALAQIAQMIERQAAFLSFIDGFHFIAIVALCGAIFAAFQKQLN from the coding sequence ATGACCTCTGCCACCCCGCCCACCGGTTCCGCTTCCGCACCGCCGCCCCGCGCGCCGGTGCCGGGCGGCGCCAACAGTGCCAGTGGTAACGGCTCGCAGCGCCCCCTGCGCGCCGAAGCTTATCGCTACGCACTGGGCCTCATCCCGGGACTCGAATTCTTCGAGAACGCGCTGCTGGTCTACTTTGCGGTCTACGTCTCGGGCGGCGTCGACGCCTCGCCCAAAGAATTCGTCTGGATGACGACGGCCTACGGCATCGCCTCGGTACTCGCCATCCTCAAACAACAATGGTTCGTCGAACGCATCGGCTACCGGCGTTATCTCACGGCCTCACTGCTGCTCTACGCGTGCGGCGCTGTCCTCGCAGGAACCAGCGAGAGCGTCACGCAACTCGTCATCGCCCGGGCCTGTCAGGGCTTCTGCGCGGGCAGTTGGATGAGCTCATGCCGGATCCTCGCGCAAGTCAGCGTGCCCCCAGAGCGTCGCGGCAAAACGGTACAGACGTTCGCCCTGTTGCTGTTCACGGGCTCGGCCGCCGCCCCACTCATCGGCGGCATGCTGGTCTCGGCGTACACATGGCGCACGCTGTTCCTGTGCACCGCGCCACCCGCCGTGCTGCTCGCCGCCCTCGCCTGGTTCGCGATTCCCGATGTCGGCCGGCTGCGTGATCGCGCCACCGGTGGCAGTTACCCGTTTGCACCGTTCATGGCGTTCGCGCTCGCGATGGGCGCGTTTCAGGTGGTGCTTCAGGAAATGCGCTACACGCTCTGGCTGCAAACGCCCTGGCTGCCGCTGCTGACGGTGGCCGGCGTGGGCGCGCTGGTGTGGTTCGGCTACCACCAGTGGCAACACCCGGCACCGTTCATCCGCCTGCAATCGCTGCGCCGACGCGAGTTTCAGGTTGGTCTGCTGCTCTACGCCGCCTATTACTATCTGGCGAATACGCAGAGCTATCTGATGCCGCGCCTGCTCGAACAAGGGCTGGGCTTCACGGTGGAACGCACGGGGCAGTTGCTCGGTTATTCGGCGCTGCTGACGGTCATCCTGCTCATGGCCTATTTCCGCGTAGCGAAGTTCATCACGCGCAAGAAGTACCTGATCGTGAGCGGCTTCGTGATGACCATCGCCACCAGTCTGTGGCTTGGCGCCATGCCGCCGGACGCCGGACAAAATCAGCTCTACGGCGTGCTCGCGCTCAAAGCGGTATTCGGCATCTTCACGGTGCTGCCGGTCGCCAACCTCACGTTCCGCACGTTCGATCACGAAAGCTTCGTGCACGGCTACCGGCTGAAGAACATCCTGCGCCAGCTCTCAGGGTCGTTTGCCGTGTCGACCATCGTGGCGTTCGAGCAGCATCGCGAAGCCTTGCATCGCACTCGCCTCACGGAAGTCGCCAACCCGTACAACCCCATCTTCACGCAGACGCTCGACACGCTCGCCAATGCGCTCGCGCACGCGGGGGTCGCGCTCTCGCAGGCGCACGGCGCGGCACTTGCCCAGATTGCACAGATGATCGAACGGCAGGCCGCATTTCTGTCGTTCATCGACGGCTTTCATTTCATCGCCATCGTGGCGCTGTGCGGCGCGATATTTGCAGCGTTCCAGAAGCAGCTAAATTAG
- a CDS encoding YihY family inner membrane protein, whose product MIKLSRINWNNVRQLLKYALARAQDDRIPQVAGSLTFTSILSIVPLFAVTFALFTAFPIFKSFRDSLQGFLIEHLMPESVNAQIFGYLNQFASKATSLTAFGLIGLLVTAVLTLMTVESAFNVIWRVPRPRPLAQRLLIYWSLLTLGPLLFGVSLSISSYIFTQSMSLVSTLPPAVASLLSLIPPALTAVAFMLMYLYMPNCKVDWRDALAGGVVAAVALDLTKRGFGLYIRQFPTYTAVYGAFAAVPIFLLWIYLSWLVALLGATIASVLPALRLGHFQYPRFPGSDLLDGLTLIHLLNEDRETGGNGRTTVELARAMRTSLDHANELLLRLERMGWVGRLMMQPPAERWLLLANPHTATLSPLVAKFALNVEELARQMERHALDGAHLAEILREGKWDVPLIDALPREVPPDDGASAAGPDGSENGERGEDRDDREDREGREGHEGGVGGDGRSARA is encoded by the coding sequence TTGATCAAGCTGTCCCGCATTAACTGGAACAACGTTCGCCAATTGCTGAAATACGCGCTTGCGCGCGCTCAGGACGACCGGATTCCCCAGGTTGCGGGTAGCCTCACGTTCACGTCGATTCTCTCCATCGTGCCGCTGTTTGCCGTGACGTTCGCGTTGTTCACGGCTTTCCCGATTTTCAAATCGTTTCGCGACTCGCTACAGGGCTTTTTGATCGAGCATCTGATGCCGGAGAGCGTCAACGCGCAAATTTTCGGCTATCTCAACCAGTTTGCGTCCAAGGCCACGAGCCTTACCGCGTTCGGCCTGATCGGTCTGCTGGTCACCGCTGTGCTCACGTTGATGACGGTCGAGTCCGCGTTCAACGTGATCTGGCGCGTACCGCGCCCGCGTCCGCTGGCGCAGCGGCTGCTGATCTACTGGAGCCTGCTCACGCTCGGGCCGCTGCTGTTCGGGGTGAGCCTGTCGATCAGTTCGTACATCTTCACGCAGTCGATGTCGCTGGTCAGCACGCTGCCGCCTGCCGTCGCCTCGCTGCTTAGTTTGATTCCCCCAGCGCTGACGGCCGTGGCGTTCATGCTGATGTATCTGTACATGCCCAACTGCAAAGTCGACTGGCGCGATGCGCTCGCCGGCGGTGTGGTGGCCGCTGTAGCGTTGGATCTGACCAAACGCGGGTTCGGTTTGTATATCCGGCAGTTTCCGACATACACGGCGGTCTACGGAGCGTTTGCGGCCGTGCCGATCTTCCTGTTGTGGATCTATCTGTCGTGGCTGGTGGCGCTGCTCGGTGCAACGATCGCATCCGTCCTGCCCGCGCTGCGGCTGGGGCATTTTCAGTACCCGCGCTTTCCGGGCAGCGATCTGCTCGATGGCCTCACGCTCATCCATTTGCTCAATGAAGACCGGGAAACCGGCGGGAATGGCCGCACGACGGTGGAACTGGCCCGCGCTATGCGCACAAGCCTCGATCATGCCAACGAGTTGCTGCTGCGGCTCGAACGGATGGGCTGGGTTGGCCGCCTGATGATGCAACCGCCGGCCGAGCGCTGGCTGCTGCTGGCGAACCCGCATACGGCAACGCTCTCGCCGCTGGTCGCCAAATTCGCGCTGAACGTGGAGGAATTGGCCCGGCAGATGGAGCGTCACGCGCTAGATGGGGCGCATCTGGCCGAGATCCTGCGTGAAGGCAAATGGGACGTGCCGCTCATCGACGCGCTGCCGCGCGAAGTCCCGCCGGACGATGGCGCGTCGGCGGCGGGGCCTGACGGTAGCGAAAACGGTGAGCGCGGCGAAGACCGGGACGACCGGGAAGACCGGGAAGGCCGGGAAGGCCACGAGGGCGGTGTAGGCGGCGACGGCCGGAGCGCTAGAGCTTGA
- a CDS encoding alpha/beta fold hydrolase — MNFNIAGNTVYAYTAGKPVQPSQPTVVFVHGAQHDHSVWGLQSRYLANHGMNVLALDLPGHHRSSGAPLTSIGALADWVVAVLDAAGVETAAWVGHSMGSLVALDAAARHPARVSKIALVGTAYPMKVSDALLDAAAQREPEAIALVNEWSHSTMAAKPSAPGPGFWTWGGNQRLMERVAKRNPGEKVFLTDFEACNGYEHGWEAAAQVKCPVLAVLGQRDQMTPPRAAKALLDALREGGAPVTIQTVNAGHAIMTEQPDALLDALVQFMRH, encoded by the coding sequence ATGAACTTCAATATCGCGGGCAACACTGTCTACGCGTACACGGCGGGCAAACCGGTTCAGCCGTCACAGCCGACGGTCGTCTTTGTGCACGGCGCCCAGCATGATCACAGCGTGTGGGGGCTGCAAAGCCGCTATCTCGCGAATCACGGCATGAACGTGCTAGCCCTCGACCTGCCCGGTCACCATCGCAGCAGCGGCGCGCCGCTCACGAGCATCGGCGCACTGGCCGACTGGGTCGTCGCCGTGCTGGATGCGGCAGGCGTCGAAACCGCCGCGTGGGTCGGTCACAGCATGGGCTCGCTGGTCGCGCTCGACGCGGCGGCGCGTCATCCGGCGCGCGTGTCGAAAATCGCGCTGGTCGGCACGGCCTATCCGATGAAGGTCTCCGACGCGCTACTGGACGCCGCCGCACAGCGCGAGCCGGAAGCCATCGCCCTCGTCAACGAGTGGTCGCACAGCACGATGGCCGCCAAGCCGTCGGCCCCCGGGCCGGGGTTCTGGACGTGGGGCGGCAACCAGCGGTTGATGGAACGCGTGGCGAAACGGAATCCGGGAGAAAAGGTGTTTCTGACCGACTTCGAAGCCTGCAATGGCTACGAACACGGCTGGGAGGCCGCCGCTCAGGTGAAGTGTCCGGTGCTGGCAGTGCTCGGGCAGCGCGATCAGATGACGCCCCCGCGCGCCGCGAAGGCACTGCTCGACGCCTTGCGTGAAGGCGGTGCCCCCGTGACGATTCAGACCGTCAACGCGGGCCACGCGATCATGACGGAACAGCCGGACGCGCTGCTCGATGCCCTCGTGCAATTCATGCGACACTGA
- the wrbA gene encoding NAD(P)H:quinone oxidoreductase, with protein sequence MTEILVLYYSRHGTTAQLAQCIASGIDSVPGAQARVRTVPAVSTVCEASAPDIPDSGPPYVELRDLEECAGLALGSPTRFGNMAAALKYFLDGTTPQWLSGALSGKPACVFTSSASLHGGQESTLLSMMIPLLHHGMLLMGLPYTEPALSSTRTGGSPYGATHFAHDGNPLSADERQLASALGARLARAALKLAE encoded by the coding sequence ATGACCGAAATTCTCGTCTTGTACTACAGCCGTCACGGCACGACCGCTCAACTCGCGCAGTGCATCGCCTCCGGCATCGACAGCGTGCCGGGCGCGCAAGCTCGCGTCCGTACGGTGCCCGCCGTCTCGACGGTATGTGAAGCCAGCGCCCCCGATATTCCCGACAGCGGCCCGCCGTATGTCGAACTGCGCGATCTGGAAGAATGCGCCGGTCTGGCGCTCGGCTCGCCCACGCGCTTCGGCAATATGGCCGCCGCGCTGAAGTATTTCCTCGACGGCACGACGCCGCAGTGGCTTTCCGGCGCGCTCTCGGGCAAGCCCGCGTGCGTATTCACGTCGTCGGCGAGCCTGCATGGCGGCCAAGAAAGCACGTTGCTGTCGATGATGATTCCGCTGCTGCATCACGGCATGTTGCTGATGGGCCTGCCCTACACGGAACCGGCATTGTCGAGCACGCGCACGGGCGGATCGCCGTACGGCGCGACGCACTTCGCGCATGACGGCAACCCGCTCTCGGCGGACGAACGCCAACTGGCATCGGCACTCGGCGCGCGTCTCGCACGCGCGGCACTCAAGCTGGCAGAATGA
- a CDS encoding CBS domain-containing protein, which yields MRVSDILKVKGNTLFTVTPETSLAEAVDTMAEHDIGSLVVMEFGDLVGMLTFREIINTISKNGGTVGTSTIRKVMDDHPLTCTPETDVNEVRRMMLERHARYLPVMDSRTLMGVISFYDVARAVVEEQSFENRMLKAYIRDWPAEEAESTK from the coding sequence ATGCGTGTGTCTGACATCCTGAAAGTAAAGGGCAACACCCTTTTCACCGTGACCCCGGAAACGTCGCTGGCCGAAGCCGTCGACACGATGGCGGAGCACGATATCGGTTCGCTGGTCGTGATGGAGTTCGGCGATCTGGTGGGCATGCTGACGTTCCGGGAAATCATCAATACGATCAGCAAGAACGGCGGCACCGTCGGGACGTCGACCATCCGCAAGGTGATGGACGATCACCCGCTCACGTGCACACCGGAAACGGACGTCAACGAAGTGCGCCGCATGATGCTGGAGCGTCATGCGCGCTATCTGCCGGTGATGGACAGCCGCACGCTGATGGGCGTGATCTCGTTCTACGATGTGGCGCGTGCCGTTGTCGAAGAGCAGTCGTTCGAGAATCGTATGCTCAAGGCCTACATTCGCGACTGGCCGGCTGAGGAAGCGGAAAGCACCAAGTGA